In one Cygnus olor isolate bCygOlo1 chromosome 27, bCygOlo1.pri.v2, whole genome shotgun sequence genomic region, the following are encoded:
- the CCAR2 gene encoding cell cycle and apoptosis regulator protein 2: MTSHPSESHHAARHRALAPWRHVRRCAPTGGSGCAASAPFVCAPPPQNPLTPPPRPLTPPLYLPPPQKWPNSSGSRLPPAPQGAPSQGPPHSSSLLGPPPGLLTPPVPAELLQGARHLQVGEKQRVFIGVVSSLHDYFGVVDEEVFFQLSVVKGRVPQIGEKVLVKAAYSPGQAVPWNALKVQTLSNQPLLKAPAPLLHAASLGQKQGILGAQPQLLFQPHRAPPLCPQKPVNFFPWPPSIPLSHLGRQPGRGAKGRSDAGRRDDSDSKKRKQKGAEPWAAKKPRHDVPQYRVHLAPYAPDSPSCDAMEVLRRYCSIPLPGGFYDIRLRWLDAFPLEQPLSLRHRSRILVADPDEVPEPQGGAEQDPAPHDADSAFSAKVLLLSSPGLEEFYRTCLLCVDEAGEQREAPEHPTKQIKFLLGRKEDEAVLIGGEWSPSLDGPDPEADPVVLVHTAVRCARAQVGLDLSGCTKWVRFAEFRYLREGDASRREVVVVFLPDVWGCMPSLEEWETSGQLREEKGTSLPPSPEDTAMMEAPEQHTDPTDPSLEPEAAEPEAPSAPRDLALIARPPSAGQHGQAACSNISLYTLLEYRRRREKLSFEVAVVAELFQEMLQRDFGYKLYKALLALPEKDELLENKDPEAERAPKAAGEVAPGAARAEEEAEQHPPKEEAEEPVGNEVATAGEQQERSKTEGRAEPKDSPDELCVLSLEGSLLLLREEEEEELGAKLEEAEVRSDASNHSELELSSLQDVPKELHPSAALPLDALLAFVYFDLNFCGYLHRRDLEKILLTLGLRLCKEQAKRLVNRVVTQSLCHYRNLRYSRHEDPEPPGTDPLTEEEPPGNLPLLPPAPPEVPPCPDVGLVSRGGTVLNVGKLLEKAEQAESSRLYLEGKIHALEAKLEESQLRVAATEASNRALVTKLQDLQRRLDEAEERAREAGRQKLRLGKLLQESRKRLAPLQLELQAIIEKTSSCLEEEPASSS, from the exons ATGACATCGCACCCCTCCGAATCCCATCACGCCGCACGGCACCGGG CTCTCGCCCCCTGGCGTCACGTCCGGCGGTGCGCTCCGACGGGCGGCTCGGGCTGCGCCGCTTCCGCCCCCTTTGTCTgcgcccccccgccccaaaatcccctcaccccccccccccgtcccctaACCCCCCCACTTtacctccccccaccccaaaaatgGCCCAATTCAAGCGGCAgccgcctcccccccgccccccagggggccccttcccag GGCCCCCCCCACTCGTCCTCCTTGCTGGGGCCACCTCCGGGCCTGCTGacccccccggtgcccgccgAGCTGCTGCAGGGCGCGCGGCACCTGCAG GTGGGCGAGAAGCAGCGCGTCTTCATCGGGGTCGTCAGCAGCCTGCACGACTACTTCGGGGTGGTGGACGAGGAGGTCTTCTTCCAGCTCAG CGTGGTGAAGGGCCGGGTGCCACAGATCGGGGAGAAGGTGCTGGTGAAAGCCGCCTACAGCCCCGGGCAGGCGGTGCCATGGAACGCGCTCAAGGTGCAGACGCTCTCCAACCAG CCTCTGCTGaaagccccggccccgctcctgcACGCGGCGTCCCTGGGGCAGAAGCAGGGCATCCTCGGCGCCCAGCCGCAGCTGCTCTTCCAGCCTCACCGCGCCCCGCCGCTCTGCCCGCAGAAAC caGTGAACTTCTTCCCGTGGCCCCCGTCCATTCCCCTGAGCCACCTGGGGAGGCAGCCGGGGCGAGGAGCGAAGGGCAGGAGCGACGCGGGCAGACG GGACGACTCGGACTCCaagaagaggaagcagaaaggcGCCGAGCCCTGGGCAGCGAAGAAGCCGCGCCACGACGTGCCGCAGTACCGCGTCCACCTGGCGCCCTACGCCCCGGACAG cccctcctgcgATGCCATGGAGGTCCTGCGGCGCTACTGCAGCATCCCGCTGCCCGGAGGCTTCTACGACATCCGCCTGCGCTGGCTGGACGCCTTCCCTCTCGAGCAGCCCCTGAGCCTCCGGCACCGCAGCCGCATCCTGGTGGCTGACCCCGACGAGGTGCCGGAGCCCCaggggggtgctgagcaggacCCCGCTCCCCACGACGCCGATTCTGCCTTCAGCGCCAAG GTGCTGCTTCTGTCCTCCCCGGGCCTGGAGGAGTTTTACCGTACCTGTCTGCTGTGCGTCGACGAGGCCGGTGAGCAAAGGGAGGCTCCCGAGCACCCGACAAAGCAGATCAAG TtcctgctggggaggaaggaagacgAAGCCGTGCTCATCGGGGGGGAATGGTCCCCGTCGCTGGACGGCCCCGACCCCGAGGCCGACCCCGTGGTGCTGGTCCACACGGCCGTGCGCTGCGCCAGGGCGCAGGTGGGGCTGGACCTGAGCGGCTGCACCAAGTG GGTGCGCTTTGCCGAGTTCAGGTACCTGCGGGAGGGCGATGCGTCCCGCcgggaggtggtggtggtctTCCTGCCGGACGTCTGGGGCTGCATGCCGTCCCTGGAGGAGTGGGAAACCTCCGGCCAGctcagggaggagaaggggaccTCGCTGCCTCCATCGCCGGAGGACACCGCGATG ATGGAGGCCCCCGAGCAGCACACGGACCCCACCGACCCCTCGCTGGAGCCTGAAGCAGCCGAGCCCGAagccccctctgcccccagggACCTGGCCCTCATCGCCCGTCCCCCCTCCGCTGGGCAGCACGGGCAGGCCGCCTGCTCCAACATCTCCCTCTACACCCTGCTGGAGTACAGGAGGCGGCGGGAGAAGCTCTCCTTCGAG GTGGCCGTGGTGGCCGAGCTCTtccaggagatgctgcagcGGGATTTCGGCTACAAGCTCTACAAGGCGCTGCTGGCCCTGCCCGAGAAGGACGAGCTGCTGGAGAACAAGGACCCGGAGGCAGAAAGGGCGCCCAAGGCGGCGGGGGAGGTGGCTCcgggggctgccagggctgaggaggaggctgagcag caccctccaAAAGAGGAAGCTGAGGAGCCCGTGGGCAACGAGGTGGCCACGGCAGGCGAGCAGCAGGAGAGGTCTAAAAccgagggcagagcagagcccaagGACTCTCCGGATGAGCTGTGCGTGCTGAGCCTGGaaggcagcctgctgctgctccgggaggaggaagaggaggagttGG gtGCCAAGCTGGAAGAGGCCGAGGTGCGCTCCGACGCCTCCAACCACTCGGAGCTGGAGCTCTCCTCGCTCCAGGACGTG CCCAAGGAGCTGCACCCGAGCGCTGCCCTGCCCCTGGATGCCCTCCTGGCCTTCGTCTACTTCGACTTGAATTTCTGCGGCTACCTCCACCGCAGGGACCTGGAGAAGATCCTCCTGACGCTGGGGCTGCGCCTCTGCAAGGAGCAG GCGAAGCGCCTGGTGAACCGGGTGGTGACCCAGTCCCTGTGCCACTACCGAAACCTTCGCTACAGCCGCCACGAGGACCCGGAGCCGCCTGGCACTGACCCCCTAACCGAGGAGGAGCCCCCAG GGaaccttcctctgctgcctcctgccccgccGGAGGTGCCCCCGTGCCCCGACGTGGGCCTGGTGTCCCGGGGGGGCACGGTGCTCAACgtggggaagctgctggagaaggcGGAGCAGGCGGAGAGCAGCCGCCTCTACCTGGAAGGCAAAATCCACGCGCTGGAGGCCAAGCTGG AGGAGAGCCAGCTGCGGGTGGCAGCCACCGAGGCCAGCAACCGGGCGCTGGTGACGAAGCTGCAGGACCTCCAGCGGCGCCTGGatgaggcagaggagagggcGAGGGAGGCCGGGAGGCAGAAACTGCGcctggggaagctgctgcaggagagcagaaagcGCCTGGcccccctgcagctggagctccAGGCCATCATCGAGAAG ACCAGCTCCTGCTTAGAAGAGGAACCGGCCTCCTCCAGCTGA
- the BIN3 gene encoding bridging integrator 3 isoform X4 yields the protein MSWIPFKIGQPKKQIVPKTVERDFEREYGKLQQLEDQTKKLQKDMKKSTDADLAMSKSAVKISSDLLSNPLCEQEPGFLEMVTAFDTAMKRMDSFNQEKVNQIQKTVIEPLKKFSSVFPSLNMAVKRREQTLQDYKRLQSKVEKYEEKERTGPVLAKLHQAREELRPVKEDFEAKNKQLLEEMPKFYSSRIDYFKPSFESLVRAQVVYYTEMHKIFGDLTAQIDQPGLSDEQRERENEAKLSELRALSIVADD from the exons GTGGAGAGAGACTTTGAAAGGGAATATGGGAAGCTGCAGCA ATTGGAAGATCAGACCAAAAAACTTCAGAAGGAtatgaagaaaagcacagatgCAGACTTGG CCATGTCCAAGTCGGCCGTGAAAATCTCTTCGGACCTGCTGTCCAACCCCCTGTGCGAGCAGGAGCCCGGCTTCCTGGAGATGGTCACGGCCTTCGACACGGCGATGAAGAGGATGGACTCCTTCAACCAGGAGAAG GTGAATCAGATCCAAAAGACGGTCATAGAGCCTTTGAAAAA GTTCAGCAGCGTGTTCCCCAGCCTGAACATGGCAGTGAAGCGCCGCGAGCAAACCCTGCAGGACTACAAGCGCCTGCAGTCCAAGGTGGAGAAGTacgaggagaaggagagaacCGGCCCCGTCCTCGCCAAGCTGCACCAG GCCCGCGAGGAGCTGCGGCCGGTGAAGGAGGACTTCGAGGCCAAAAAcaagcagctcctggaggaaaTGCCCAAGTTTTACAGCAGCCGCATCGATTACTTCAAGCCCAGCTTCGAGTCCCTCGTCCGGGCGCAG gTCGTCTACTACACGGAGATGCACAAGATCTTCGGGGACCTGACGGCGCAGATCGACCAGCCCGGCCTGAGCGACGAGCAGCGGGAGCGGGAGAACGAAGCCAAGCTGAGCGAGCTGCGGGCGCTGTCCATCGTGGCCGACGActga
- the C27H8orf58 gene encoding uncharacterized protein C8orf58 homolog isoform X2, translated as MPGQGLRYLEHICQMLERVARLQQDNRLLRQQAAGARRAGTVPSRQQDPAAWRSERFRARSCSDSHAPAPDPAPCRRRWVHSASSPSLLDPSESGSGAPSPDKDGRSHWGRVKVLLTRLARRSLRGGRCR; from the exons AtgccggggcaggggctgcggtACCTGGAGCACATCTGCCAGATGCTGGAGCGCGTGGCGCGGCTGCAGCAGGACAACCGGCTGCTCCGGCAGCAAGCGGCGGGCGCCCGGCGCGCCGGCACCGTG cccagcaggcagcaggatcCGGCCGCGTGGAGGAGCGAGCGGTTCCGGGCGCGCTCGTGCTCCGACAGCCATGCGCCAG cccccgacCCCGCACCGTGCCGGAGGAGATGGGTGCACTCcgccagctcccccagcctgctggaCCCCTCCGAGAGCGGGTCGGGCGCCCCGTCCCCAGACAAG GACGGGCGCTCGCACTGGGGGCGCGTCAAGGTGCTGCTCACCCGCCTGGCCCGGCGCTCCCTGCGGGGCGGCCGCTGCCGGTAG
- the BIN3 gene encoding bridging integrator 3 isoform X5, producing MKKSTDADLAMSKSAVKISSDLLSNPLCEQEPGFLEMVTAFDTAMKRMDSFNQEKVNQIQKTVIEPLKKFSSVFPSLNMAVKRREQTLQDYKRLQSKVEKYEEKERTGPVLAKLHQAREELRPVKEDFEAKNKQLLEEMPKFYSSRIDYFKPSFESLVRAQVVYYTEMHKIFGDLTAQIDQPGLSDEQRERENEAKLSELRALSIVADD from the exons atgaagaaaagcacagatgCAGACTTGG CCATGTCCAAGTCGGCCGTGAAAATCTCTTCGGACCTGCTGTCCAACCCCCTGTGCGAGCAGGAGCCCGGCTTCCTGGAGATGGTCACGGCCTTCGACACGGCGATGAAGAGGATGGACTCCTTCAACCAGGAGAAG GTGAATCAGATCCAAAAGACGGTCATAGAGCCTTTGAAAAA GTTCAGCAGCGTGTTCCCCAGCCTGAACATGGCAGTGAAGCGCCGCGAGCAAACCCTGCAGGACTACAAGCGCCTGCAGTCCAAGGTGGAGAAGTacgaggagaaggagagaacCGGCCCCGTCCTCGCCAAGCTGCACCAG GCCCGCGAGGAGCTGCGGCCGGTGAAGGAGGACTTCGAGGCCAAAAAcaagcagctcctggaggaaaTGCCCAAGTTTTACAGCAGCCGCATCGATTACTTCAAGCCCAGCTTCGAGTCCCTCGTCCGGGCGCAG gTCGTCTACTACACGGAGATGCACAAGATCTTCGGGGACCTGACGGCGCAGATCGACCAGCCCGGCCTGAGCGACGAGCAGCGGGAGCGGGAGAACGAAGCCAAGCTGAGCGAGCTGCGGGCGCTGTCCATCGTGGCCGACGActga
- the C27H8orf58 gene encoding uncharacterized protein C8orf58 homolog isoform X1 — protein sequence MWGGSRAVWKRRCSCCEWSLGDGGELRGAHVRQRLPSAAREPPEPPGGDERRGIGRLGPPAAPASPGQPPGERAAPQVGVGGLRGGDGEQRELALHPAGLREQLLPRRLPASPRGPPRRAPREGNVVLSPPGPSAAARPAGSRGSSAAGGSGSSAGAAPALGTPGSSAPRSPKQPGPRWRRQCRGRGCGTWSTSARCWSAWRGCSRTTGCSGSKRRAPGAPAPCPAGSRIRPRGGASGSGRARAPTAMRQPPTPHRAGGDGCTPPAPPACWTPPRAGRAPRPQTRTGARTGGASRCCSPAWPGAPCGAAAAGRARDPPHTHTPRPPG from the exons ATGTGGGGTGGCTCCCGCGCCGTCTGGAAGAGGAGGTGCAGCTGCTGTGA ATGGTCCCTGGGAGACGGCGGAGAGCTGCGTGGTGCGCACGTCCGCCAGCGTCTACCGTCGGCTGCACGAgagcccccggagccccccggtgGGGATGAGCGGCGAGGAATCGGGCGCTTGgggccccccgcagccccagccagccccgggcagcccccagGCGAGCGGGCGGCTCCTCAAGTCGGAGTCGGAGGACTCCGGGGTGGAGATGGCGAGCAACGAGAACTCGCCCTCCACCCCGCTGGGCTCCGAGAGCAGCTTCTCCCTCGACGGCTTCCAGCCAGCCCGCGGGGACCCCCCCGAAGAGCCCCCCGGGAGGGGAacgtggtgctgagcccccccggcccctccgcaGCCGCTCGGCCAGCAGGAAGCCGGGGCAGCAGcgcagcaggaggcagcggcAGCTCAGCCGGCGCAGCACCAGCGCTGGGGACCCCCGGGAGCTCGGCGCCGAGGAGCCCGAAGCAGCCGGG GCCGAGGTGGAGGCGGCAAtgccggggcaggggctgcggtACCTGGAGCACATCTGCCAGATGCTGGAGCGCGTGGCGCGGCTGCAGCAGGACAACCGGCTGCTCCGGCAGCAAGCGGCGGGCGCCCGGCGCGCCGGCACCGTG cccagcaggcagcaggatcCGGCCGCGTGGAGGAGCGAGCGGTTCCGGGCGCGCTCGTGCTCCGACAGCCATGCGCCAG cccccgacCCCGCACCGTGCCGGAGGAGATGGGTGCACTCcgccagctcccccagcctgctggaCCCCTCCGAGAGCGGGTCGGGCGCCCCGTCCCCAGACAAG GACGGGCGCTCGCACTGGGGGCGCGTCAAGGTGCTGCTCACCCGCCTGGCCCGGCGCTCCCTGCGGGGCGGCCGCTGCCGGTAGGGCCAgggaccccccccacacacacacccctcgACCCCCTGGATGA